DNA sequence from the Candidatus Aminicenantes bacterium genome:
CCCCGCCTGGGTCAGGTCGGCTCGTTTTTGCTCAAGAAGCTCGAATACCGCGGTTACGACTCCACCGGGGCCGCGTTTTTCAAGGACGACGGGAGCATCAGCCTGAAAAAGAAAGTGGGGTCGCCCACCAAGGTCATCCATGAACTGGACCTG
Encoded proteins:
- a CDS encoding glutamine--fructose-6-phosphate transaminase (isomerizing), giving the protein MCGVVGIVYGKHNPRLGQVGSFLLKKLEYRGYDSTGAAFFKDDGSISLKKKVGSPTKVIHELDL